The following proteins come from a genomic window of Synergistota bacterium:
- a CDS encoding endonuclease III produces the protein MNLRDILKGLNLKGVFSSSISSDPFEVAVATILSQNTSDVNAIKAFICLKEELGGRVTPHGILSLESEVLESVISLSGLKKSKSRYILNLANKVINFWNGDIRKVLEEEDPRKSLMSIYGIGPKTADVILLHIGYNETFAIDRHIERVVKRFGLVNQKDSYEIIRLKLMEVFPPEDRLIAHKLLILIGRTYCRPSKPNCHACPLKDACKKLT, from the coding sequence ATGAATTTGAGAGATATTCTCAAGGGACTTAATCTTAAAGGGGTTTTCTCTAGTTCTATTTCCTCTGATCCTTTTGAGGTGGCAGTTGCTACAATTCTCTCTCAGAATACCTCTGATGTGAATGCTATTAAAGCTTTTATTTGTTTAAAAGAGGAGCTTGGTGGCAGGGTCACTCCTCATGGTATTCTCTCTCTTGAATCGGAAGTTTTAGAGTCGGTTATATCCTTATCAGGTTTAAAGAAGAGCAAGTCCAGATATATTTTAAATCTTGCTAATAAAGTTATAAATTTTTGGAATGGGGATATAAGAAAGGTTCTTGAGGAAGAAGACCCTAGAAAGTCTTTAATGAGCATTTATGGGATAGGTCCTAAAACTGCAGATGTTATACTTCTTCACATTGGATATAATGAAACATTTGCGATTGATAGGCATATTGAAAGGGTTGTAAAAAGATTTGGTTTAGTAAATCAAAAAGATAGCTATGAAATTATTAGACTGAAACTAATGGAGGTTTTCCCGCCCGAAGACAGATTAATAGCTCATAAACTGTTGATACTCATAGGGAGAACTTACTGCAGACCTAGTAAGCCTAATTGTCATGCTTGTCCTCTTAAAGACGCATGTAAAAAGTTAACTTGA